The following are from one region of the bacterium genome:
- the ispE gene encoding 4-(cytidine 5'-diphospho)-2-C-methyl-D-erythritol kinase yields the protein MEILAPAKINLFLEVGSLEKGLHRIVSLIDIVNIYDTIEMERSDITEVQFISRWHIPEENTVTKAIRLVKGTFNIKENVRVIVKKNIPPGSGLGGGSSNAASVLFGLVNLWDIRTDEEQLIKIALLIGSDVPLFIKKKRCIVEGTGDRITDEGISSVPLTYGLLIPEFAVSTGTVYKELDVIGEYGDLTEGARKIKILNEYIAKQDIEGIEKSMFNRLEKPYFTLYKLGKEVKEKVERKTGKRCFVSGSGGTLFSVFLDRTEAEKRTSFLDMSGWKRYIVESIKTS from the coding sequence ATGGAAATTCTTGCTCCAGCAAAAATTAATCTTTTTCTTGAGGTAGGTTCTTTAGAAAAAGGTCTGCATAGAATTGTCTCTCTCATAGATATAGTGAATATCTATGATACTATTGAAATGGAGAGGTCAGATATTACAGAAGTACAGTTTATCTCCAGATGGCATATACCTGAGGAAAATACGGTTACAAAGGCAATAAGATTGGTTAAAGGTACTTTTAATATAAAAGAAAATGTAAGAGTAATTGTTAAAAAAAATATTCCACCTGGTAGTGGACTTGGAGGTGGGAGTTCAAATGCTGCATCTGTTTTGTTTGGACTTGTAAATTTATGGGATATCAGAACAGATGAAGAACAACTTATAAAAATTGCCTTACTTATAGGTAGTGACGTCCCTTTATTTATCAAAAAGAAGAGGTGTATAGTAGAAGGTACCGGGGATAGGATAACAGATGAAGGGATATCCTCTGTACCTCTTACCTATGGTCTTTTAATACCAGAGTTCGCTGTATCAACAGGCACTGTCTATAAAGAACTGGATGTAATTGGAGAGTATGGGGACTTGACAGAAGGAGCACGCAAGATTAAAATTCTTAATGAATATATTGCAAAACAGGATATTGAAGGTATAGAAAAAAGTATGTTTAACCGATTGGAAAAACCATATTTTACATTATATAAGTTAGGAAAGGAGGTGAAAGAAAAGGTAGAAAGGAAAACAGGGAAAAGATGTTTTGTATCAGGAAGTGGAGGCACTTTATTTTCTGTTTTTTTAGATAGAACAGAAGCAGAAAAAAGAACCTCTTTCCTGGATATGAGTGGTTGGAAGAGATATATTGTTGAGAGTATAAAAACTTCTTAG
- a CDS encoding nucleotide exchange factor GrpE — MKGKEDKVIIKVEDLNNLRESAKKVKELEKNLKKMEEDITLLKDKYIRILADFDNYKKRVEKEKQDIFKFGTENLILQLLPFDDIFESVLKQMENNPSPDIIHKGVEMLKREFTKFLEGIGVKKIDTKGTLFNPEIHEASEIVETDEYKEGEIIEEIRSGYSFHNRVIRPALVKVSKKPPSKTAINSNDGNSCSSKN, encoded by the coding sequence ATGAAGGGCAAGGAAGATAAAGTCATAATAAAAGTGGAGGACCTTAATAATTTGAGAGAAAGTGCAAAAAAAGTGAAAGAACTTGAAAAAAACTTAAAAAAAATGGAAGAAGATATAACTTTACTTAAGGATAAATATATACGAATACTGGCTGATTTTGATAACTATAAAAAAAGAGTGGAAAAAGAGAAACAGGATATATTTAAGTTCGGAACAGAAAACCTTATATTACAACTACTTCCTTTTGATGATATATTTGAGAGTGTTTTGAAACAGATGGAAAATAACCCTTCCCCTGATATAATCCATAAAGGTGTGGAAATGTTGAAGCGTGAATTTACTAAGTTCCTTGAGGGTATCGGGGTTAAAAAAATAGATACAAAAGGAACACTTTTTAATCCCGAGATTCATGAGGCATCAGAGATAGTAGAAACGGATGAGTATAAGGAAGGGGAAATTATAGAAGAAATAAGAAGCGGATATTCTTTTCATAATAGAGTCATAAGACCTGCACTTGTAAAAGTATCTAAGAAACCTCCGTCTAAAACAGCCATAAACAGTAATGATGGAAATTCTTGCTCCAGCAAAAATTAA
- the lepB gene encoding signal peptidase I, translated as MEKKDRQKNKTVEWFKSLIWAIVIALFIRAFLIGNFKIPSTSMVPTLKVGDRLLSNNVIYKIRSPKRGEVVIFKYPEDPRRDFVKRMIGLPGEKVMIKEGRIFINGRPVEEEIIARRYYYSEGYYGNGEEIEVPTSGYYVLGDNSINSRDSRYWGFVPKRNLVGKALFIYWPPWRMGFIR; from the coding sequence ATGGAAAAAAAAGATAGACAGAAGAATAAAACAGTAGAGTGGTTTAAGTCCCTTATCTGGGCTATAGTAATAGCACTTTTTATAAGGGCTTTTTTGATAGGAAATTTTAAAATTCCCTCAACTTCTATGGTGCCTACACTTAAAGTGGGTGACCGACTTCTGTCTAATAATGTCATATATAAAATTCGCTCACCAAAAAGGGGAGAAGTTGTAATTTTTAAGTACCCTGAAGACCCGAGGAGAGATTTTGTAAAGAGGATGATAGGTCTTCCAGGGGAGAAAGTTATGATTAAGGAAGGTAGGATATTTATAAACGGAAGACCTGTTGAAGAAGAGATAATTGCCAGAAGATATTATTACAGCGAAGGTTATTATGGAAATGGAGAAGAGATAGAAGTTCCCACTAGCGGTTATTATGTTTTGGGAGACAATAGTATAAATAGCAGGGATAGTAGATACTGGGGGTTTGTTCCAAAGAGGAATCTTGTAGGAAAGGCACTTTTTATATACTGGCCTCCATGGAGGATGGGATTTATTCGTTAA
- a CDS encoding glycosyltransferase, protein MEDRQKLIRIAFLIPSSEIGGTERMLLLMLDNLPADMFYPPVVFTLKGYGKFPEELKKRGVKTYTFNLKSRPFDFIKLFYCIKKESPDILHSFLFYGNIIGRITGKVLKVRVVLNSQRSTDPWRKKYHWLIDHITANWTDMIISNSFKGKEVLITEGRISPEKVIVIPNGIKLPEFERGITKEQLGISPCEYIVGTVGNLREAKGHIYIVKSAPLILKEFPNTKFIIIGEGSQKNFLMKEIERLRISDRFIFTGFVDNPYSIVSLFDVFVFPSLWEGCPVGLLEAMMLGKSCVAFPVGDIPYIIEDGISGLLVDYKSVDKLADGVIKLLKDKEMRDRLGQGAYKRIIGQFTFDSMMKKYISVYDEYIALKRNKG, encoded by the coding sequence ATGGAAGATAGGCAGAAACTTATAAGGATAGCATTTTTAATTCCGAGTTCAGAGATAGGTGGAACAGAAAGAATGCTCCTTTTGATGTTAGATAATCTGCCTGCCGATATGTTTTATCCTCCTGTGGTTTTTACTTTAAAAGGGTATGGGAAGTTTCCAGAAGAGTTGAAGAAAAGAGGGGTTAAAACATATACTTTCAATCTTAAATCAAGACCATTTGATTTTATAAAACTCTTCTACTGTATTAAAAAGGAATCTCCTGATATTCTTCACTCATTTCTTTTTTATGGAAATATAATAGGGAGGATAACAGGTAAGGTTTTGAAAGTTCGTGTTGTATTAAATTCTCAAAGGAGTACAGACCCATGGCGGAAAAAATATCACTGGTTAATAGACCATATTACTGCTAACTGGACAGATATGATAATTTCAAACTCTTTCAAAGGCAAGGAGGTACTTATAACAGAAGGGAGGATATCTCCTGAGAAGGTTATAGTAATCCCGAATGGTATTAAACTACCAGAATTTGAAAGAGGTATAACAAAAGAACAGTTAGGTATATCTCCTTGTGAATATATTGTGGGTACTGTAGGTAATCTAAGAGAAGCCAAGGGACATATATATATTGTGAAATCAGCACCTTTAATTTTGAAAGAATTCCCGAATACAAAATTTATTATAATAGGGGAGGGAAGCCAGAAGAATTTTCTTATGAAAGAAATAGAAAGATTAAGAATTTCAGACAGGTTTATATTTACAGGATTTGTAGATAACCCATACAGTATAGTTTCATTATTTGATGTATTTGTCTTTCCTTCTCTATGGGAGGGATGTCCTGTAGGGCTTCTTGAGGCAATGATGTTGGGTAAGAGCTGTGTTGCTTTTCCTGTAGGGGATATTCCTTACATCATTGAAGATGGTATAAGCGGGCTTCTGGTTGACTATAAATCTGTTGATAAACTTGCTGATGGAGTGATAAAACTTCTTAAAGACAAGGAGATGAGGGATAGATTAGGACAAGGTGCATATAAAAGAATAATTGGACAGTTTACCTTTGATAGTATGATGAAGAAGTATATATCGGTCTATGACGAATATATTGCTCTGAAAAGAAATAAAGGGTAA